In Lysobacter firmicutimachus, one genomic interval encodes:
- the kdsB gene encoding 3-deoxy-manno-octulosonate cytidylyltransferase, producing the protein MSQDFVVAIPARYAASRLPGKPLRPLGGEPLVLHVARRALAAGAREVWIATDDERIARALDGSGVRVAMTSPDHASGTDRLAECADLAGWGDDTVVVNLQGDEPFAPAAGIAATAATLRDSGAEMSTLATPIEQVEILLDPNAVKLVRAGNGDALYFSRAPIPWPRDAFAKDRTCMPGGGEWLRHIGIYGYRTGFLRKFAKLRPGRLEQVESLEQLRALEAGYRIAVAIAPEPFPPGVDTPEDLARAEAHLAASAPGEGG; encoded by the coding sequence ATGAGCCAGGACTTCGTCGTCGCCATCCCCGCCCGTTACGCCGCCTCGCGCCTGCCGGGCAAGCCGTTGCGCCCGCTCGGCGGCGAGCCGCTGGTGCTGCACGTCGCCCGGCGCGCGCTCGCCGCCGGCGCGCGCGAGGTGTGGATCGCCACCGACGACGAACGCATCGCCCGCGCCCTCGACGGCAGCGGGGTGCGGGTGGCGATGACCTCGCCCGATCACGCCTCCGGCACCGACCGCCTGGCCGAGTGCGCGGATCTGGCCGGCTGGGGCGACGACACCGTGGTGGTCAATCTGCAGGGCGACGAGCCGTTCGCGCCGGCCGCCGGCATCGCCGCGACCGCGGCGACCCTGCGCGACAGCGGCGCCGAGATGTCGACCCTGGCCACGCCGATCGAGCAAGTCGAGATCCTGCTCGATCCCAATGCGGTCAAGCTGGTCCGCGCCGGCAACGGCGATGCGCTGTACTTCAGCCGCGCGCCGATTCCGTGGCCGCGCGACGCCTTCGCCAAGGACCGCACGTGCATGCCCGGCGGCGGCGAATGGCTGCGCCATATCGGCATCTACGGCTACCGTACCGGGTTCCTGCGCAAGTTCGCCAAGCTGCGCCCGGGCCGGCTGGAGCAGGTCGAGTCCTTGGAACAACTGCGCGCGCTCGAAGCCGGCTACCGGATCGCGGTCGCGATCGCGCCCGAACCGTTCCCGCCCGGGGTCGACACCCCCGAGGACCTGGCCCGCGCCGAAGCTCACCTGGCCGCGTCGGCACCGGGCGAGGGCGGCTGA
- a CDS encoding GGDEF domain-containing response regulator, translated as MSVIEPPAAVDLRPGRIVVLLVDDQPIIGEAVRRAVAGATDIEYHYCAHAGEAVAAAEALHPTVIMQDLVMPGIDGMSLVPLYRDSPVLRDVPIVVLSSKEDAAVKSQAFAIGAADYLVKLPDPIELIARIRHHSRAYLNQVERDAAYRALSENQQKLMEMNEALRRLSEVDGLTGLNNRRYLDSFLDHEWPRAARERSDFSALMIDVDYFKFYNDTYGHLAGDEVLKAVAGVVRTCARRPADVAARYGGEEFALILPATDMEGAHTVAEQICAEVRALDIPNERAANGRVTVSVGGATTMPAPGTSYKPLLELADAALYEAKRSGKDRAVQRRPE; from the coding sequence ATGAGCGTCATCGAGCCACCCGCCGCTGTCGACTTGCGCCCGGGACGCATCGTCGTGCTGCTGGTCGACGATCAACCGATCATCGGCGAAGCGGTGCGGCGCGCCGTCGCCGGCGCGACCGACATCGAGTACCACTACTGCGCCCATGCCGGCGAAGCGGTCGCCGCCGCCGAGGCGCTACACCCGACGGTGATCATGCAGGACCTGGTCATGCCCGGCATCGACGGCATGAGCCTGGTACCGCTGTACCGCGACAGCCCGGTCCTGCGCGACGTCCCGATCGTGGTGCTGTCGAGCAAGGAGGACGCGGCGGTCAAGAGCCAGGCCTTCGCCATCGGCGCGGCCGATTACCTGGTCAAGCTGCCCGACCCGATCGAGCTGATCGCGCGCATCCGCCATCACTCGCGCGCCTATCTCAACCAGGTCGAGCGCGACGCCGCCTACCGCGCGCTCAGCGAAAACCAGCAGAAGCTGATGGAGATGAACGAGGCCTTGCGACGGCTCAGCGAGGTCGACGGCCTCACCGGGCTCAACAACCGCCGCTACCTGGACTCCTTCCTCGATCACGAATGGCCGCGCGCCGCGCGCGAGCGCAGCGACTTTTCGGCGCTGATGATCGACGTCGATTACTTCAAGTTCTACAACGATACCTACGGCCACCTGGCCGGCGACGAAGTGCTCAAGGCGGTGGCCGGCGTGGTGCGCACCTGCGCGCGGCGCCCGGCCGACGTCGCCGCGCGCTACGGCGGCGAAGAGTTCGCCCTGATCCTTCCCGCCACCGACATGGAGGGCGCGCACACCGTCGCCGAGCAGATCTGCGCCGAAGTGCGCGCGCTGGACATCCCCAACGAGCGTGCCGCCAACGGCCGGGTCACGGTCAGCGTCGGCGGCGCCACGACGATGCCGGCGCCGGGCACCTCCTACAAGCCGCTGCTGGAACTCGCCGACGCCGCGCTGTACGAGGCCAAGCGCTCGGGCAAGGACCGCGCGGTGCAGCGCCGGCCGGAGTGA
- a CDS encoding hybrid sensor histidine kinase/response regulator encodes MSNGNLQDYSLHDLFRLEVEGQSQLLTDGLLSLERQPTAAAELESCMRAAHSLKGAARIVGLSAAVSVAHAMEDCLVDAQNGRILLDHASIDALLGGVDLLVRIASTPAAEAGAWMQDEAPEALRFRATLAAALAGETSASAAGAPAIPASAQGDAGAAAAPAPAPAPAPTATAAEAHSADGEAEERVLRIDARNLNRLLGLAGESLVVSRWLDPFVRSLNRLKQLQRDGAQALDRLAEAAPALAQEQRAAALLLQARTALGEAQSLLGERSYQLDLFERRFASVAHRLYDEALASHMRPFADGTRGLNRMVRDVARELGKQAQLEIAGAKTQVDRDVLTKLEAPLGHLLRNAVDHGIETPEERLAAGKPAEGKIRLEAHHVAGLLEIVVEDDGRGIAIDRVRELVIERGLSDEATAQRLSEAELLEFLFLPGFTLKRTVTEISGRGVGLDAVQNMVKQLRGNVRLTARPEQGLRFQLHLPLTTSVLRTLVVEIGGEPYAFPLAQIARTATVARQDLQWLEGRQHFALDGRRVGLVAAQQLLGGEAKPAPEQLQVVVLGDRGHVHEYGLAVDRFVGVSELVVQPLDPRLGKVKDIDSSALLDDGTPVLIVDVEDLLRSIERLVSTGHLAQVRYDDGAHTASRKRVLVVDDSLTVRELERKLIESGGYAVEVAVDGMDGWNAVRSGHFDLVVTDIDMPRMDGIELVSLIKKDARLRATPVMIVSYKDREEDRRRGLDAGADFYLTKGGFHEEALLQAVVDLIGEAVA; translated from the coding sequence ATGAGCAACGGCAATCTCCAGGACTACTCCCTGCACGACCTGTTCCGCCTCGAGGTGGAGGGCCAGAGCCAGTTGCTGACCGACGGCCTGCTGTCGCTCGAACGCCAGCCGACCGCGGCCGCCGAACTGGAGTCGTGCATGCGCGCCGCGCATTCGCTCAAAGGCGCGGCGCGGATCGTCGGCCTGTCGGCGGCGGTGTCCGTCGCGCACGCGATGGAGGACTGCCTGGTCGACGCCCAGAACGGCCGCATCCTGCTCGACCACGCCAGCATCGACGCCCTGCTCGGCGGGGTCGATCTGCTGGTGCGCATCGCCTCGACCCCGGCCGCCGAAGCCGGCGCCTGGATGCAGGACGAGGCGCCCGAGGCGTTGCGCTTCCGCGCCACGCTCGCCGCCGCGCTGGCCGGGGAAACCTCTGCGTCCGCAGCCGGCGCGCCGGCGATCCCGGCATCGGCGCAGGGCGACGCCGGTGCGGCCGCTGCTCCGGCTCCGGCTCCGGCTCCCGCACCGACGGCGACGGCCGCCGAAGCGCACTCCGCCGACGGCGAGGCCGAAGAGCGCGTGCTGCGTATCGACGCGCGCAATCTCAACCGCCTGCTCGGCTTGGCGGGCGAGTCGCTGGTGGTGTCGCGCTGGCTGGACCCGTTCGTGCGCTCGCTCAACCGGCTCAAGCAATTGCAACGCGACGGCGCGCAAGCGCTGGACCGGCTGGCCGAGGCCGCGCCGGCGCTGGCCCAGGAACAACGCGCCGCAGCTCTGCTGCTGCAGGCGCGCACCGCGCTCGGCGAGGCCCAGAGCCTGCTGGGCGAACGCAGCTATCAGCTCGACCTGTTCGAACGCCGCTTCGCCAGCGTCGCGCATCGGCTGTACGACGAGGCGCTGGCCAGTCACATGCGCCCGTTCGCCGACGGCACCCGCGGCCTCAATCGCATGGTCCGCGACGTCGCCCGCGAACTCGGCAAGCAGGCGCAGCTGGAGATCGCCGGCGCCAAGACCCAGGTCGACCGCGATGTGCTGACCAAGCTGGAGGCGCCGCTGGGCCATCTGCTGCGCAACGCGGTCGACCATGGCATCGAAACGCCGGAGGAGCGCCTCGCCGCCGGCAAGCCGGCCGAGGGCAAGATCCGGCTCGAAGCGCACCACGTCGCCGGCCTGCTGGAGATCGTGGTCGAGGACGACGGCCGCGGTATCGCGATCGACCGGGTGCGCGAGCTGGTGATCGAGCGCGGCCTGTCGGACGAGGCCACCGCGCAACGGCTCAGCGAGGCCGAACTGCTGGAGTTCCTGTTCTTGCCCGGCTTCACCCTCAAGCGCACCGTGACCGAGATTTCCGGGCGCGGCGTGGGCCTGGACGCGGTGCAGAACATGGTCAAGCAGTTGCGCGGCAACGTGCGCCTGACCGCCCGCCCGGAGCAAGGCCTGCGTTTCCAGCTGCACCTGCCGCTGACCACCTCGGTGCTGCGGACGCTGGTGGTCGAGATCGGCGGTGAGCCTTACGCCTTCCCCTTGGCGCAGATCGCGCGCACCGCGACCGTCGCGCGCCAGGATTTGCAGTGGCTCGAGGGCCGCCAGCACTTCGCCCTCGACGGCCGTCGCGTCGGCCTGGTCGCGGCGCAACAGTTGCTCGGCGGCGAAGCCAAGCCGGCTCCGGAGCAATTGCAGGTGGTGGTGCTCGGCGACCGCGGCCATGTGCACGAGTACGGCCTGGCCGTCGACCGCTTCGTCGGCGTCAGCGAACTGGTGGTGCAACCGCTGGACCCGCGCCTGGGCAAGGTCAAGGACATCGATTCCAGCGCCCTGCTCGACGACGGCACGCCGGTGCTGATCGTCGACGTCGAGGACCTGCTGCGCTCGATCGAACGCCTGGTCTCGACCGGCCATTTGGCCCAGGTGCGCTACGACGACGGCGCCCACACCGCATCGCGCAAGCGCGTGCTGGTGGTCGACGATTCGCTGACCGTCCGCGAGCTGGAACGCAAACTGATCGAAAGCGGCGGTTACGCGGTGGAAGTCGCGGTGGACGGCATGGACGGCTGGAACGCGGTGCGCTCCGGCCATTTCGACCTGGTCGTGACCGATATCGACATGCCCCGCATGGACGGCATCGAGCTGGTCTCGCTGATCAAGAAAGACGCCCGGTTGCGCGCCACGCCGGTGATGATCGTGTCCTACAAGGACCGCGAAGAAGACCGCCGCCGCGGCCTGGATGCGGGCGCGGACTTCTACTTGACCAAGGGCGGCTTCCACGAGGAAGCCTTGCTGCAGGCGGTGGTCGACCTGATCGGCGAGGCCGTCGCATGA
- a CDS encoding chemotaxis response regulator protein-glutamate methylesterase, with protein MRIGIVNDLALAVEALRRALSQRSDHSVVWTASSGEEAVAQCARNTPDLVLMDLIMPGMGGVEATRQIMARSPCAILVVTASVGGNAPLVFEAMGHGALDATDVPALGSDAPGAADGLLAKIDLIGRLIGDRPSRAAPRPQRRNGSGERLIAIGASAGGPAAVAEVLGGLPAAFPAAIAIVQHIDEKFAGSMAEWLNRYSPNPVRLARPGDTLTVGEALLAATNEHLVLTPDGALDYAAEPKEQPYRPSVDVFFDSIAERWPGPIAGVLLSGMGRDGASGLLGLRNKGHHTIAQDRATSAVYGMPKAAAELGAAVDILPLDRIAARLRVLFGDQRSASS; from the coding sequence ATGAGGATCGGCATCGTCAACGACCTCGCATTGGCGGTGGAAGCGCTGCGGCGCGCGCTGAGCCAGCGCTCCGACCACAGCGTAGTGTGGACCGCGAGCAGCGGCGAGGAAGCGGTGGCGCAGTGCGCGCGCAACACCCCCGACCTGGTGCTGATGGATCTGATCATGCCCGGCATGGGCGGAGTCGAGGCGACCCGCCAGATCATGGCGCGCAGCCCCTGCGCGATCCTGGTGGTCACCGCCAGCGTCGGCGGCAACGCGCCGCTGGTGTTCGAAGCGATGGGCCACGGCGCGCTCGACGCGACCGACGTGCCCGCGCTCGGCAGCGACGCGCCGGGCGCGGCGGACGGGCTGTTGGCGAAGATCGACTTGATCGGCCGGCTGATCGGCGACCGGCCGTCGCGCGCGGCGCCGCGGCCGCAGCGCCGCAACGGCAGCGGCGAACGCCTGATCGCGATCGGCGCGTCCGCCGGCGGCCCGGCGGCCGTGGCCGAGGTGCTGGGCGGCTTGCCGGCGGCGTTCCCCGCGGCGATCGCCATCGTCCAGCACATCGACGAAAAATTCGCCGGCAGCATGGCCGAATGGCTCAATCGTTATTCGCCCAATCCGGTGCGGCTGGCCCGTCCCGGCGACACCCTGACCGTCGGCGAGGCGCTGCTGGCGGCGACCAACGAGCACCTGGTGCTGACGCCGGACGGCGCGCTCGATTACGCCGCCGAGCCGAAAGAGCAACCTTACCGGCCCTCGGTCGACGTGTTCTTCGACAGCATCGCCGAACGCTGGCCGGGGCCGATCGCCGGCGTGTTGCTCAGCGGCATGGGCCGCGACGGCGCCAGCGGCCTGCTCGGCCTGCGCAACAAGGGCCACCACACCATCGCCCAGGACCGCGCGACCAGCGCGGTCTACGGCATGCCCAAGGCCGCGGCCGAACTCGGCGCCGCGGTCGACATCCTGCCTCTGGACCGTATCGCGGCGCGGCTGCGGGTCCTGTTCGGAGATCAACGGAGCGCATCGTCATGA
- a CDS encoding DUF5713 family protein: MPTANPALANPALANTHLAGHVFLSEMLQDDYFPPHLVERGQAILAELCLSIERDRPTDLAALYALTHAATERFNALGEAFDAAGSEIETVARESIGADFARIAVAYGFEADIEELIAPREW; this comes from the coding sequence ATGCCCACCGCCAATCCGGCTCTTGCCAACCCCGCTCTCGCCAACACCCATCTCGCCGGCCACGTCTTCCTCAGCGAGATGCTGCAGGACGACTATTTCCCGCCGCACCTGGTCGAGCGCGGGCAGGCGATCCTGGCCGAGCTGTGCCTGAGCATCGAGCGCGATCGCCCCACCGACCTGGCCGCGCTGTACGCGCTGACCCACGCCGCGACCGAGCGCTTCAACGCGCTGGGAGAGGCGTTCGACGCCGCCGGCAGCGAGATAGAGACCGTGGCCCGCGAGAGCATCGGCGCCGACTTCGCCCGCATCGCCGTCGCCTACGGCTTCGAGGCCGACATCGAAGAACTGATCGCCCCGCGCGAATGGTGA
- a CDS encoding low molecular weight protein-tyrosine-phosphatase, which yields MRLLVVCLGNICRSPVAEGVLRARIAASSIAGRVELDSAGTGDWHIGEPPDRRSIANAAGHGVDIAGLRARQIQAADYRRFDWLLCADRANLRDVRARAPKDATAQTALLLDWCGIGEDCEVPDPYTGGPAQFEHVFQLLDRAADGAIARLRQELRRG from the coding sequence ATGCGCTTGCTGGTGGTCTGCCTGGGCAACATCTGCCGCTCGCCGGTGGCCGAGGGCGTGCTGCGCGCGCGCATCGCCGCGTCTTCGATCGCCGGGCGGGTCGAACTGGATTCGGCCGGCACCGGCGACTGGCACATCGGCGAGCCGCCGGACCGGCGCTCGATCGCCAACGCCGCCGGCCACGGCGTCGACATCGCCGGTCTGCGCGCGCGCCAGATCCAGGCCGCCGATTACCGCCGCTTCGATTGGCTGTTGTGCGCCGACCGCGCCAACCTGCGCGACGTGCGCGCCCGCGCGCCCAAGGACGCGACCGCGCAAACCGCGCTGCTGCTGGATTGGTGCGGGATCGGCGAGGACTGCGAAGTGCCCGACCCCTACACCGGCGGGCCGGCCCAGTTCGAACATGTGTTCCAGTTGCTCGACCGCGCCGCCGACGGCGCGATCGCGCGCTTGCGCCAGGAGCTGCGGCGGGGCTGA
- a CDS encoding heavy-metal-associated domain-containing protein has protein sequence MQLIVEGMNCGHCVATIASAIRPLDAAAEVEVDLAAATVSIANTDLSPAAAGDALGDAGYDVVAVVDAAIGNPSAKPQSANACCGGCRT, from the coding sequence ATGCAACTGATCGTGGAAGGAATGAACTGCGGCCACTGCGTCGCCACCATCGCATCCGCCATCCGCCCGCTGGACGCCGCGGCCGAGGTCGAAGTCGATCTGGCCGCGGCCACGGTGTCGATCGCCAACACCGATCTCAGCCCAGCCGCCGCCGGCGATGCGCTCGGCGACGCCGGCTATGACGTCGTCGCGGTGGTCGATGCCGCGATCGGCAACCCGAGCGCAAAGCCGCAAAGCGCAAACGCCTGCTGCGGCGGTTGCCGCACTTGA
- the pgsA gene encoding CDP-diacylglycerol--glycerol-3-phosphate 3-phosphatidyltransferase has translation MKLTIPTMLTLARIVLIPVLVVVFFLDYPWTNFAAASIFAFASITDWLDGWIARRYNQYSAFGAFLDPVADKLMVAVALLLIVQKHPTVWMTLWAAVIVGREIAVSALREWMAELGQRAAVKVAAIGKIKTIVQMVALVCLLYQEPLFGLPIFPIGEWLLAAAALLTLWSGLAYLRAAWPIMLADENKPST, from the coding sequence ATGAAGTTGACCATACCCACCATGCTGACCCTGGCCCGGATCGTCCTGATCCCGGTGCTGGTGGTGGTGTTCTTCCTCGACTATCCGTGGACCAATTTCGCCGCCGCGTCGATCTTCGCCTTCGCCTCGATCACCGACTGGCTCGACGGCTGGATCGCCCGCCGCTACAACCAGTACTCGGCCTTCGGCGCCTTCCTCGACCCGGTCGCCGACAAGCTGATGGTGGCGGTGGCGCTGTTGTTGATCGTGCAGAAGCATCCGACCGTGTGGATGACGCTGTGGGCGGCGGTGATCGTCGGCCGCGAAATCGCCGTATCGGCGCTGCGCGAATGGATGGCCGAGCTGGGCCAGCGCGCGGCGGTCAAAGTGGCCGCGATCGGCAAGATTAAGACCATCGTGCAGATGGTCGCACTGGTTTGCCTGTTGTATCAGGAACCCTTGTTCGGCCTGCCGATTTTTCCGATCGGCGAATGGCTGCTCGCGGCGGCGGCGCTGCTCACTTTGTGGTCGGGGCTGGCGTATTTGCGCGCGGCATGGCCTATAATGCTCGCCGACGAGAACAAGCCTTCGACCTGA
- a CDS encoding S41 family peptidase — MGTAFGVEAPGGYRPLFEQVWTTVETNFYDPGFHGTDWAVVGQRYRGQLGSVADDAAFQALVARMLGELKVSHVAIAPPAGSGARARGIGARFERVEGAATAVEVSPLSDAWRQGLRPGDRLQGPADALAGPIGSRVDLNVRTCAGATRALRVARVGLSASESPGWRWSRYAPRKGLSLGYLRVDRFDDGAAELADRAMSDLGDTQGLILDLRRNSGGNTSALRLASYFMQPGERPVFALYARSYLQSLGRRPSAADIARGPKTIGAYTDAAVFEAIGAQHGAAVFHSDPLPGKTRYRSPVVVLIDGETASAGEGFAWAMRLYSGARFFGRDSAGALLSGETFELARGWSLTVPVHGLWAADGRDLGDRPMTPDRRIEWTRADLCSGRDPDLEAAIDALAP; from the coding sequence ATGGGAACCGCGTTCGGCGTCGAGGCGCCGGGCGGCTATCGGCCGTTGTTCGAACAGGTCTGGACGACCGTCGAGACGAACTTTTACGACCCCGGCTTCCACGGCACGGATTGGGCCGTGGTGGGGCAGCGCTATCGGGGGCAATTGGGCAGCGTCGCCGACGATGCGGCCTTCCAGGCCCTGGTGGCGCGGATGCTCGGCGAATTGAAGGTGTCCCACGTCGCGATCGCGCCGCCGGCCGGGAGCGGCGCGCGTGCGCGCGGCATCGGCGCTCGTTTCGAAAGGGTCGAAGGCGCGGCTACCGCGGTGGAGGTCTCGCCGTTGAGCGATGCCTGGCGGCAAGGGCTGCGACCGGGCGATCGCCTGCAGGGGCCGGCCGATGCGCTCGCCGGTCCGATCGGCAGTCGCGTCGATCTGAACGTGCGGACCTGCGCCGGCGCGACGCGCGCGCTACGGGTCGCCCGGGTTGGGCTCAGTGCGTCGGAGTCTCCCGGCTGGCGCTGGAGCCGCTATGCGCCGCGCAAAGGCTTGAGCCTGGGCTATCTGCGCGTGGACCGTTTCGACGACGGCGCCGCCGAGTTGGCCGACCGCGCCATGAGCGATCTGGGCGACACCCAGGGCCTGATCCTGGACCTGCGCCGCAACAGCGGCGGCAACACGTCGGCCTTGCGCCTGGCCAGCTATTTCATGCAGCCGGGCGAACGCCCGGTGTTCGCCTTGTATGCCCGGTCCTATCTGCAGTCGCTCGGCCGGCGGCCGAGCGCGGCCGACATCGCGCGCGGGCCCAAGACCATCGGCGCCTACACCGATGCGGCGGTGTTCGAGGCGATCGGCGCGCAGCACGGCGCAGCGGTGTTCCATTCCGATCCACTGCCGGGCAAAACGCGTTATCGGTCGCCGGTGGTGGTGCTGATCGACGGCGAAACCGCCAGCGCCGGCGAGGGCTTCGCCTGGGCGATGCGCCTGTACAGCGGCGCCCGTTTCTTCGGCCGCGACAGCGCCGGCGCGCTGCTCAGCGGCGAGACGTTCGAACTGGCCCGCGGCTGGTCGCTGACCGTGCCGGTGCACGGGCTGTGGGCGGCGGACGGACGCGATCTGGGCGACCGGCCGATGACGCCGGACCGGCGCATCGAATGGACCCGCGCCGACCTGTGCAGTGGCCGCGACCCGGACCTGGAGGCGGCGATCGATGCGCTGGCGCCGTGA
- a CDS encoding chemotaxis protein CheW yields MNAGDERSTGGSAVARLLERAPQAQDLREATALAAAHGAGQAMLSGSAFLFRLGGEWLGLDSAVVDEVIEPRVVHSLPHRRDGLVRGLVNVRGRLTVCVALESLFQLDAARTDARSRRRLVVLALHDQRLAFEADEVHGSHRYDPAERLPVPSTVAHSTSRFSTGVLNWQGGAHAAANAGGPARHSVGLLDAELILSTINRRLG; encoded by the coding sequence ATGAACGCAGGCGACGAACGCAGCACCGGCGGCTCGGCGGTCGCGCGCCTGCTCGAGCGCGCGCCGCAGGCGCAGGACCTGCGCGAGGCCACCGCCCTCGCCGCGGCGCACGGCGCCGGCCAGGCGATGCTCAGCGGTTCGGCCTTTTTGTTCCGGCTCGGCGGCGAGTGGCTGGGGCTGGACAGCGCGGTGGTCGACGAGGTGATCGAGCCGCGCGTCGTGCACAGCCTGCCGCACCGCCGCGACGGCCTGGTGCGCGGGCTGGTCAACGTGCGCGGACGGCTGACCGTGTGCGTGGCGCTGGAATCGTTGTTCCAACTCGACGCGGCACGCACCGATGCGCGCTCGCGCCGCCGGCTGGTGGTGCTGGCCCTGCACGACCAGCGGCTGGCCTTCGAAGCCGACGAAGTGCACGGCTCGCATCGCTACGATCCCGCCGAACGCCTGCCGGTGCCGTCGACGGTCGCGCATTCGACTTCGCGCTTCAGCACCGGCGTGTTGAACTGGCAAGGCGGCGCGCACGCCGCGGCGAACGCAGGCGGACCGGCCCGGCACAGCGTCGGCCTGCTCGACGCCGAATTGATCTTGAGCACCATCAACCGGCGGCTGGGATGA
- a CDS encoding serine protease, whose product MHPVQANILRRVFFIKAIQYGTAFTIDVEDTEYLITAKHLFDESAEAHEVRLFRNNRWVPYEPIKVAFCRSEADIAVLRLNERLTPSGLPVTPTIAQLTLGQDLYILGFPHKMHEDVGELLGRNPCPLVKRGIASNVATGDPQVLFVDTLCNEGFSGGPVVFFSQRSPNEIRVAGVISGFRTHQEPVVGSDGEPTGTYVQLNTGLLRAFGIKHAIDLIGRTFC is encoded by the coding sequence ATGCATCCAGTCCAAGCAAACATCCTTCGACGCGTCTTCTTCATTAAAGCGATCCAGTACGGAACAGCTTTCACGATAGATGTCGAGGACACCGAGTATCTGATCACCGCTAAGCACCTTTTCGACGAATCTGCAGAGGCCCATGAAGTTCGGCTGTTCCGAAACAACCGCTGGGTACCATATGAGCCCATCAAAGTTGCCTTTTGCAGAAGTGAGGCAGATATTGCGGTTCTGCGCCTAAATGAGCGCCTGACCCCATCGGGGCTACCGGTTACCCCGACCATTGCGCAACTGACTCTAGGTCAGGACCTGTACATACTTGGATTTCCCCACAAGATGCACGAAGACGTCGGCGAACTTCTCGGCCGGAATCCCTGCCCGCTAGTTAAACGTGGCATCGCCAGCAACGTGGCCACAGGCGACCCGCAAGTGTTATTTGTCGACACTCTCTGCAATGAAGGGTTCTCTGGCGGCCCCGTGGTGTTTTTTTCGCAAAGATCGCCTAACGAGATCCGAGTCGCCGGCGTAATTTCAGGCTTCAGGACTCATCAAGAGCCTGTCGTAGGAAGTGACGGCGAGCCAACGGGAACATATGTCCAATTGAACACAGGCCTTCTTCGAGCCTTTGGCATCAAACATGCCATCGACCTCATCGGCCGAACGTTTTGTTGA
- the lpxK gene encoding tetraacyldisaccharide 4'-kinase, protein MSGAERRPGVPGFWYDDLPVPASARLLSGLYGALTGLRRSLYRKGLLRRRHPGVPVVVVGNITAGGAGKTPLTIALVQRLQQEGWKPGVASRGYGRDEAKTARWVERDTDPRLGGDEPVLIARRTGAPVRVDRDRAAAARALAEAGCDVIVCDDGLQHYRLARDIEIEVIDGRRRYGNGQLLPAGPLREPPERAASCDFRVVNLAGAAGEPAASSGFGEWPMRLIADQATPLLGGRSLPLASFAGRRVHAVAGTGDPERYFAMLRGVGIAVVPHAFADHHRYVAEDFGFGSKLPVLMTEKDAVKLTLDGPDAFATDAHYSVPVRAELPEALWVALLDKLAAHRRR, encoded by the coding sequence ATGAGCGGAGCCGAGCGCCGCCCCGGCGTGCCCGGGTTCTGGTACGACGACCTGCCGGTGCCGGCCTCCGCACGGCTGCTGTCCGGCCTGTACGGCGCGCTGACCGGCCTGCGCCGCAGCCTGTACCGCAAAGGCCTGCTGCGCCGCCGCCACCCCGGCGTGCCGGTGGTGGTGGTCGGCAACATCACTGCCGGCGGCGCCGGCAAGACCCCGCTCACCATCGCCCTGGTCCAGCGCCTGCAGCAGGAAGGCTGGAAGCCGGGTGTGGCCAGCCGCGGCTACGGCCGCGACGAGGCCAAGACCGCGCGTTGGGTCGAGCGCGACACCGATCCGCGCCTGGGCGGCGACGAGCCGGTGCTGATCGCCCGCCGCACCGGCGCGCCGGTGCGGGTCGACCGCGACCGCGCCGCCGCCGCGCGCGCCCTGGCCGAAGCCGGCTGCGACGTGATCGTCTGCGACGACGGCCTGCAGCACTACCGGCTGGCGCGCGACATCGAAATCGAAGTGATCGACGGCCGCCGCCGTTACGGCAACGGCCAACTGCTGCCGGCCGGACCTTTGCGCGAGCCGCCCGAGCGCGCGGCGTCGTGCGATTTCCGTGTGGTCAATCTGGCCGGCGCGGCCGGCGAGCCGGCGGCGAGCAGCGGCTTCGGCGAATGGCCGATGCGGCTGATCGCCGACCAGGCGACGCCCTTGCTCGGCGGTCGATCGCTGCCGCTGGCCTCGTTCGCCGGCCGGCGCGTGCACGCCGTGGCCGGGACCGGCGATCCGGAGCGCTACTTCGCCATGTTGCGCGGCGTCGGCATCGCCGTGGTCCCGCATGCCTTCGCCGATCATCACCGCTACGTCGCCGAGGATTTCGGGTTCGGCAGCAAGCTGCCGGTGCTGATGACCGAGAAGGACGCGGTCAAGCTGACCCTGGACGGGCCGGACGCGTTCGCCACCGACGCGCACTACAGCGTGCCGGTGCGGGCGGAGTTGCCGGAGGCCTTGTGGGTGGCGCTGCTGGACAAGCTGGCCGCGCATCGCCGCCGCTGA